One window from the genome of Candidatus Hinthialibacter antarcticus encodes:
- a CDS encoding potassium channel protein, producing MSASLNNNHFIWGRRLIDGVGILLVVFLVGVLGFKYFGTPEDSWVESWFMASITLTTVGFGEVTHLETSAAQIFTGLYAISGMGVLLFVVTTGTAFIVEGEAKQFFWQRRIKKMMEKIIDHDIICGMGRQGRVIADEYFKTKRPFVMVEADPDKIDELREAYPNTPVIDGDASDNDILDAAGIHKAHGLIACLTDDRDNLLLVVTAKQINPNIRIVCKVLNVQHLSKLNRAGADSVVSPTLIGGLRMASEMIRPTVVTFLDKMLRDKDRTLRVEEVPIPKGTQAQGKTLEQLDVNRNAGMVVVAIKLPNSEQFHYAPTLDTKIEDGMTLVVVGDVNNLPKAAALVA from the coding sequence ATGAGTGCGTCTCTTAACAACAATCACTTTATCTGGGGGCGCCGGTTAATCGACGGCGTCGGAATTCTGCTGGTCGTCTTTCTGGTCGGCGTCCTCGGCTTTAAGTATTTTGGAACGCCTGAAGACTCATGGGTCGAATCCTGGTTTATGGCGTCAATCACTTTAACCACTGTCGGGTTTGGCGAAGTCACCCACCTCGAAACCAGCGCCGCTCAAATTTTCACTGGGCTCTACGCCATCTCCGGTATGGGCGTGTTGTTGTTTGTCGTCACCACCGGCACGGCGTTTATTGTTGAAGGCGAAGCAAAACAATTTTTCTGGCAAAGGCGGATCAAAAAGATGATGGAGAAAATCATCGACCACGACATCATCTGCGGAATGGGCCGACAGGGGCGGGTCATTGCCGATGAATATTTTAAAACCAAGCGTCCGTTTGTGATGGTTGAAGCCGACCCTGACAAAATTGACGAGTTGCGGGAGGCTTACCCCAACACGCCCGTGATTGACGGCGACGCCTCTGATAATGATATTTTAGACGCTGCCGGAATTCACAAAGCGCATGGCCTAATCGCCTGCCTGACCGATGACCGCGATAACCTCTTACTAGTGGTAACGGCTAAGCAGATTAATCCCAATATCCGTATTGTCTGCAAAGTATTAAATGTCCAGCACCTCAGCAAACTCAACCGCGCCGGGGCGGATTCAGTCGTCTCGCCAACTTTGATCGGCGGCTTGCGGATGGCGTCAGAAATGATCCGCCCAACCGTCGTCACCTTTCTCGATAAGATGCTGCGCGACAAAGACCGAACATTGCGCGTGGAAGAAGTCCCCATACCAAAAGGGACGCAAGCACAAGGAAAAACCTTAGAACAACTCGATGTAAACCGAAATGCGGGCATGGTCGTAGTCGCGATTAAACTGCCCAACTCAGAACAGTTTCACTATGCGCCGACTCTCGACACAAAAATCGAAGATGGGATGACTTTGGTTGTTGTTGGTGACGTCAACAACTTGCCGAAAGCAGCAGCCCTGGTCGCATAA